One genomic region from Apteryx mantelli isolate bAptMan1 chromosome 7, bAptMan1.hap1, whole genome shotgun sequence encodes:
- the ZP4 gene encoding zona pellucida sperm-binding protein 4: MGVVGQAGTLFSAVFFWGLLGPLALVMEVQGGFFADPTMLACGQGNLQLTLPPGWEKNASLVLMTWDTEGKAHAVQNDSSCGLWVSGTPDGSRKVFISYTGCYVFEWEGNYFMLVGIEGTDAAGQKVLHEEKLLRCPVDLPALDAPSSSVCSAVDSQDRLPCASMPISWGECEERGCCYNPRDRVKPCYYGNTVTAHCTPDGQFSIAVSRDVTLPPIILESVHLASGHGTGCIPVVRNNVFVVYRFPLSACGTTFQVAGDQGIYENELVASRDVKTGNLGSITRDSTFRLHVRCSYSISGNFIPLSVQVFTLPPLPAVSQPGPLSLEMRIALDESYRSYYTDSDYPVVKALRDPIYAEVQILQRMDPDLVLVLHHCWATPSIHPHQQPQWPVLVDGCPYKGDNYQTQLVPLSTASGLQFPSHYQRFTIYTFTFVDSTSQQMLSGLVYLHCSASMCHQSIKESCTTTCPAGARGKRSAEHHLQEGISHVASKGPVILLQDQLRRETAMDGLGAAVHAAAPWALGFAAVATGALLCAVLLAAVLWQRKAPVIHEINVLQ, from the exons ATGGGTGTAGTAGGGCAGGCTGGGACCTTGTTTAGTGCTGTATTCTTCTGGGGGTTGCTTGGCCCCCTTGCTTTGGTCATGGAGGTTCAGGGTGGCTTTTTTGCTGATCCCACCATGCTGGCTTGTGGTCAAGGAAACCTACAGCTCACTCTGCCCCCAGGCTGGGAGAAAAATGCTTCCCTTGTACTGATGACTTGGG ATACAGAGGGGAAGGCACATGCTGTGCAGAATGACTCCAGCTGTGGTCTCTGGGTATCTGGGACACCAGATGGCTCCAGGAAAGTGTTCATCTCCTATACTGGCTGTTATGTCTTTGAATGG GAAGGCAATTACTTCATGCTGGTTGGTATTGAAGGGACAGATGCTGCTGGGCAAAAGGTTCTCCATGAAGAGAAGCTGCTCAGGTGCCCTGTGGACCTTCCTG CCCTAGATGCTCCAAGCAGTAGTGTCTGTTCTGCTGTTGACAGCCAAGACCGGCTGCCCTGTGCTTCCATGCCTATAAGCTGGGGAGAGTGTGAAGAGCGAGGCTGTTGTTACAATCCTAGGGACAGGGTGAAGCCTTGTTACTATGGTAACACAG TTACAGCCCACTGCACGCCAGATGGCCAGTTCTCCATTGCAGTCTCTCGGGATGTAACTCTGCCACCCATTATTCTGGAGTCTGTGCATCTGGCCAGTGGACACGGTACTGGCTGCATTCCTGTAGTGAGGAACAATGTGTTTGTTGTGTACCGATTCCCGCTCTCTGCCTGTGGCACTACTTTTCAG GTAGCTGGAGATCAGGGCATATATGAGAATGAGTTGGTGGCATCTAGAGATGTGAAGACTGGGAACCTTGGCTCCATCACTAGGGACAGCACTTTCAG GTTACATGTACGCTGTAGTTACTCCATCAGTGGGAACTTCATCCCCTTGAGTGTTCAGGTCTTCACACTGCCACCACTTCCTGCTGTGTCCCAGCCTGGTCCTCTATCCTTGGAGATGCGCATTGCCTTGG ATGAAAGCTACAGATCCTACTATACTGACAGTGATTATCCTGTGGTGAAGGCTCTGAGAGACCCCATCTATGCAGAGGTGCAGATCCTCCAGAGGATGGACCCAGACCTGGTTCTTGTTCTGCACCACTGCTGGGCCACTCCAAGTATTCACCCCCATCAACAGCCACAGTGGCCAGTTTTGGTGGATGG GTGCCCCTATAAAGGGGACAACTACCAGACACAGCTGGTGCCTCTCAGTACTGCCTCAGGACTACAGTTCCCCTCTCATTACCAGCGTTTCACCATCTACACATTCACATTTGTGGACTCTACTTCCCAACAGATGCTCTCTGGGCTG GTGTACCTGCACTGCAGTGCCTCAATGTGCCACCAGTCGATAAAGGAATCCTGCACCACCACCTGTCCTGCTGGAGCCA GGGGTAAAAGGAGTGCTGAACATCACCTTCAGGAGGGCATCTCCCATGTCGCCAGCAAAGGCCCTGTGATTCTCCTCCAGGATCAGCTAAGACGGGAAACTGCCATGGATGGCCTTG GAGCAGCTGTGCATGCTGCAGCCCCTTGGGCTCTGGGTTTTGCTGCAGTGGCAACCGGGGCACTTCTGTGTGCGGTGCTTTTGGCTGCTGTGCTGTGGCAAAGGAAGGCACCTGTAATACATGAAATCAATGTACTGCAATAA
- the LOC106498947 gene encoding cytochrome P450 2C19-like: protein MELLGASSAVLLVCIACLLSFTAWRKRSGKGKMPPGPVPLPILGNMLQVKPKDLARTLQKLSEKYGPVFTVYLGSEPVVVLQGRDVVKEALIDRADEFAARGRMPIGDRANNGLGIIFSNNEEWLQVRRFALSTLRNFGMGKRSIEERIQEEAEYLLEEIAKTKRMPFDPTSMLSCSVSNVICSIIFGNRYDYKDKKFLALMSNMNNIFEMMNSHWGQLYQMFPEILDYLPGPHNKIFTEFDTLKAFVSEEVEKHQASLDPSSPQDFIDCFLSKMQEEKERANSHFHLKNLITSTFDLFIAGTETTSTTIRYGLLLLLKNPKIQEKVQEEIDRVVGRSRKPCVADRTQMPYTDAVVHEIQRFISLIPLGLPHTVTKDTHLREYVIPKGTTVYPLLSSVLYDSKEFANPEEFNPGHFLNENGTFRKSEFFMPFSAGKRICPGEGLARMEIFLLIAIILQNFTLKPVVDPQELNITPTLSGTGNVPPVYQLCAFPR, encoded by the exons ATGGAGCTCCTGGGAGCATCAAGTGCTGTCCTCCTGGTTTGCATTGCTTGCCTGCTCTCCTTCACAGCATGGAGAAAGAGGTCTGGAAAGGGGAAGATGCCTCCTGGACCAGTTCCCCTTCCAATTCTAGGGAACATGCTGCAGGTGAAGCCAAAGGACTTGGCCAGAACCCTCCAGAAG CTCAGTGAAAAGTATGGGCCAGTGTTCACAGTGTACCTGGGCTCAGAGCCTGTGGTGGTGCTCCAGGGACGTGATGTGGTGAAAGAAGCCTTGATTGATCGTGCGGACGAGTTTGCTGCCAGAGGACGCATGCCAATAGGAGACAGGGCTAACAATGGATTAG GCATTATTTTCAGCAACAACGAGGAGTGGTTACAAGTCCGGCGATTTGCTCTCAGCACTCTACGCAACTTTGGGATGGGGAAGAGGAGCATTGAGGAGAGGATCCAAGAGGAAGCTGAGTACTTGCTGGAAGAGATCGCCAAAACAAAGA GAATGCCATTTGACCCgacctccatgctgagctgttcTGTCTCCAATGTCATATGCTCCATCATCTTTGGGAACCGATACGACTATAAAGACAAGAAGTTCCTGGCCCTGATGAGCAACATGAACAACATCTTTGAGATGATGAACTCCCACTGGGGACAG CTCTACCAGATGTTCCCAGAGATCCTGGATTACTTGCCTGGACCTCACAACAAAATATTCACAGAATTTGATACTCTAAAAGCCTTTGTGTCAGAGGAGGTGGAGAAGCACCAAGCTTCCCTAGATCCCAGCTCCCCTCAGGATTTTATTGACTGCTTCCTCAGCAAAATGCAGGAG GAGAAGGAGCGTGCCAATTCCCATTTCCACTTGAAGAACCTGATAACCAGCACCTTTGACTTGTTCATTGCTGGAACTGAGACAACTAGCACCACCATAAGATATGGACTTCTGCTTCTTCTCAAAAACCCCAAAATACAAG AAAAAGTTCAGGAAGAAATCGACCGGGTGGTGGGACGATCACGAAAACCCTGTGTGGCTGACCGGACCCAGATGCCCTACACAGATGCTGTGGTCCATGAAATCCAGCGCTTCATCTCCCTCATCCCCTTGGGTCTTCCTCATACTGTGACCAAAGACACCCACCTCAGAGAGTATGTAATTCCTAAG GGGACCACAGTCTACCCCCTTCTCAGTTCTGTCCTCTACGACAGTAAAGAGTTTGCAAACCCAGAAGAGTTTAATCCTGGACATTTCTTGAATGAGAACGGCACCTTTAGGAAGAGCGAGTTCTTCATGCCATTCTCAGCAG GGAAGCGAATATGCCCTGGAGAGGGCCTGGCACGCATGGAGATATTCTTACTCATAGCCATCATCTTGCAGAACTTTACCTTGAAGCCTGTTGTCGATCCCCAGGAACTCAACATAACTCCAACACTGAGCGGAACAGGAAACGTACCTCCTGTTTACCAGCTCTGTGCTTTCCCTCGCTGA